One part of the Lemur catta isolate mLemCat1 chromosome 13, mLemCat1.pri, whole genome shotgun sequence genome encodes these proteins:
- the RASL11A gene encoding ras-like protein family member 11A, with the protein MRPLSMSGHFLLAPIPESSPDCLLPKDIKLAVLGAGRVGKSAMIVRFLTKRFIGDYEPNTGKLYSRLVYVEGDQLSLQIQDTPGGIQIQDSLPKVADSLSKCVQWAEGFLLVYSITDYDSYQSIRPLYQHIRKVHPDSKAPVIIVGNKGDLLHARQVQTHDGIQLANELGSLFLEISTSENYEDVCDVFQHLCKEVSKLHSLSGERRRASVIPRPRSPNMQDLKRRFKQALSSKVKAPSALG; encoded by the exons ATGCGGCCGCTCAGCATGTCCGGGCACTTTCTGCTTGCGCCCATCCCCGAGTCCTCCCCGGACTGCCTCCTGCCCAAGGACATCAAACTGGCCGTGCTGGGCGCCGGCCGCGTGGGCAAGAGCG CGATGATCGTGCGCTTCCTGACCAAGAGATTCATTGGTGACTATGAACCCAACACAG GCAAACTGTATTCACGGCTCGTCTATGTAGAGGGGGACCAGTTATCCCTGCAGATCCAGGACACTCCCGGGGGCATCCAG ATCCAAGACAGCCTCCCCAAGGTCGCCGATTCCCTGTCCAAATGCGTGCAGTGGGCAGAAGGCTTCTTGCTCGTCTATTCCATCACAGACTATGACAGCTACCAGTCCATCCGGCCCCTTTACCAGCACATCCGCAAGGTCCACCCTGACTCGAAAGCCCCTGTCATCATCGTGGGCAACAAGGGGGACCTTCTGCATGCCCGGCAGGTGCAGACACATGATGGCATTCAGCTAGCCAATGAGCTGGGCAGCCTGTTCCTTGAAATTTCTACTAGTGAAAACTACGAAGATGTCTGTGATGTGTTTCAGCATCTCTGCAAAGAAGTGAGCAAGCTGCACAGCCTCAGCGGGGAAAGGAGAAGAGCCTCCGTCATTCCGCGGCCACGCTCTCCCAACATGCAGGACCTGAAGCGGCGCTTCAAACAGGCTCTGTCTTCCAAAGTCAAAGCCCCCTCTGCGCTGGGGTGA